In Priestia megaterium NBRC 15308 = ATCC 14581, the following proteins share a genomic window:
- the yppF gene encoding YppF family protein, translating into MYVNELQEAFIAVKQYEPQSSNELLDFAQQQYLKGFFNSYELQSRCT; encoded by the coding sequence ATGTATGTGAACGAACTTCAAGAAGCTTTTATTGCGGTGAAACAGTATGAGCCGCAGTCAAGTAATGAATTACTCGATTTTGCTCAGCAGCAGTATTTAAAAGGTTTTTTTAACTCCTATGAATTACAAAGCCGCTGTACGTGA